From one Paractinoplanes brasiliensis genomic stretch:
- a CDS encoding TetR/AcrR family transcriptional regulator — translation MRADARRNVEGIRRAALDVFRTGGLTTPLDEVARVAGVSKGTIYHRFGSRTGLIDAVVDDLVAARIAGIIDAVDALDGPLLRFEEYLLRTWLLQYDEPAANDVLMRVLPDSEPLTTLFERACHFGARLLSDAQAAGVVRDDITSEDLRYLILERGVIVRACDRQTRDDYRRRLDFVLRGLRTDR, via the coding sequence ATGAGAGCCGACGCACGGCGCAACGTCGAGGGCATCCGCCGCGCGGCCCTCGACGTGTTCCGCACCGGCGGCCTGACCACGCCGCTGGACGAGGTGGCTCGGGTCGCCGGGGTCAGCAAGGGCACGATCTACCACCGTTTCGGGAGCCGCACCGGCCTGATCGATGCGGTCGTGGACGATCTCGTGGCCGCCCGCATCGCCGGCATCATCGACGCTGTCGACGCCCTGGACGGCCCGTTGCTGCGTTTCGAGGAGTACCTGCTGCGTACGTGGCTCCTGCAGTACGACGAGCCCGCCGCCAACGACGTCCTGATGCGGGTGCTGCCCGACTCCGAGCCACTGACCACCCTGTTCGAACGCGCCTGCCACTTCGGCGCCCGGCTGCTCTCCGACGCCCAGGCCGCCGGCGTGGTCCGCGACGACATCACGAGCGAGGACCTGAGATACCTGATTCTCGAACGGGGCGTCATCGTCCGCGCCTGTGACCGCCAGACCCGCGACGACTACCGCCGCCGCCTCGACTTCGTCCTCCGCGGCCTGCGCACGGACCGCTGA